The Nicotiana tomentosiformis chromosome 2, ASM39032v3, whole genome shotgun sequence genome includes the window GCATTTCTGTTTTCTTTTCTTGGACATTGCTCATTAGATGTGTCTAAGATTCTTCCTCTCTCCTAAACTGGGTTAAGAGGACTGAGGTGTCATGGTAGAATGCCTGTCCTATTTCCCTGAGCCCCGTGAAGGGAGAACCTGTACTGGACATAGTGAGGTTCCATTATATTGAATTAATTGTCACGTGCAGTACGTTGAAGTCTTGTCATATATGGAGAAACAAAGGCGGCTAGACCAGATCTTGAGATCCCAAGAACCAGGATCAAAAATCATCATCTTCTGTGCAACAAAGAAAATGTGTGACCAACTTGCTCGCAATCTTACACGCCCATTTGGAGCTGCTGCAATTCATGGTGATAAATCTCAGGGTGAGAGGGATCATGTATTGAGCCAGTTCCGCACGGGTAGATCCCCCGTTCTTGTCGCCACAGATGTTGCTGCCCGGGGCTTGGATGTCAAAGATATCAGGTTTCTGGatttaagatttttttttatGCTTGACTATTTACGGTTCACGCGCAATTCTCTTTTGGTGGCTAACTAAATGGAAGAATATTATATACTTTCACTTTCTTAAGGAGTGTGCCTTCGGATTGATATCGTCTTAATATACTCTTTCCATGTTATTTCCCCTCACTTGATGAGAAGCGAACAGTTGTGTGGGGTGTGTGCTTTGTTTTGGGGGTTGTTAGGCGACTTTGAGAGAGCATAGGCCAAAGCTGCAAATTTATACCTTCCTTGTAACCTGAATCACAGGTAAATGTGTGATGTCATGATTTGGTGGTTGGCTAAAGTAGACTGATGAGTAAAGTTTACGTTTTATTTTGTCCTAGAGATTACATTGTGAGGTTTTTGTTTTTGCTTCCAGGATACTCTAGCTGTTCTGTTAGGTAGATAAGATATACTCTGGCATGGTGTAACATCGTCCTGGGATTTTATGGTTTTATATTTGAAATATTATGCATCCATATAAATTTTCTTTAACAAggtagtttttttcttcttttaatgggtgggggtggggggataTGTCTTTTGTGTATGTTAATACTCTATGAAACATTTGTGGCAGGGTGGTGATCAACTTTGACTTTCCTACTGGAGTAGAGGATTATGTTCACAGAATAGGAAGAACCGGTCGGGCTGGTGCGACTGGTGAGGCCTACACATTTTTTTGTGACCAGGATGCTAAGCATGCTTCAGATCTTATTAAAATTTTAGAAGGAGCAAATCAGCAAGTGCCTACTGAACTACGTGACATGGCTTCTCGAGGTGGTGGTATGGGAGGGGCTAGGCGTCAATGGGGTTCTGGCCCAGGCGGACGTGAAGGAGGACGTGGGGGACGTTATGATTCCGGCTATGGTGGACGAGATGGAGGAAGGGGTGGTTGGGGAGCCCCATCATCGGAAAGAAGTGGACGTGGTTATGACTCGGATTCACGTGACAGGTCCTTAGCTGTGTAGTTAATTATATAGGGATTTCTTTTTTCCCCTTTGGCCCCATGGTACTGACTAGTTTGTTGTGATTTAGTGATAGATATGGTCATGGATCTCGTGATACCGACGCTCCACCGAGCTTCCACGCTCGTAGCTTCCATGAAACTATGATGCAGGCTCAACAGAGACGTGGTCGAAGTCGGAGCAGAAGCCCAAATAAAGGTTCAGGATGGGGTGATACAAAAAGCAGGGAACGCAGTCGCAGCCGTAGTGCTGAAAGATTTGATCAGGCTCCTCCTCGTCAAGCCCCAGTTGGACGCAGTTTTCATGAAAGCATGATGGGGCGCAGTGGATCATCCCCAGTGGCCTCAAAACACCAATCACCCTCTTACTCTGATAAACGATCTCCATCAGCTGGTGATTGCCAAAAGGGCTGGGAAAAAGAAAAATCTCCACCTAGATGGCAAGGTGATGGGAAATTTGGCAATGGACCTCGTGCTTACAATGGGGAGGAGGAAGAAGGTATGATTCCTGAAGACGTCGAAACGAGGGCCTAACTTGGCATGTCTTACATTCTGTGTTAATTTTGATGTGTCGTAGCTACCCCGTAGGATTTGCAGGAAGAAAAAGGGCACTTTTTGCTTTGGTTTAACCATCACCAGTACTGCTTTTTTTGGTAAACAATGTTCTCAGATAGAAGCTCTTAGCGTATTGAAGGTAGATAGCTTAAAGTGGAAAGTTTTTGACTGATGTAAATGTAAACAGTGTGACATCAAGCTTGGTTTTAATGGTACTATAGCAGTCATGCATTGCTAAGAAAAGCCCACTTTTAAGTGTTGTTTGGTTGATTCTCTTGAATCCCAACTGTTCATCAGGTCTTAGCATGAGCTAATTTCAGTAGTTCATGCATTACTTCGAAAGCCATGAGCAAAATTTggcttctttctttttatttttaagttAAAAAGGAGGTGTAGGATGAACACTTTATTACATTCACATCATTTTATTGGACACAAAAATTGGAGGAATGCCAAGCGAGGTGTGTTCGTCTTTGAATTGGTAATACTACTTGGTTGTAGCAAATTTATCGGAATGTGTTGAATGTAATGATCGACTGTATATCTTATTAAGCGACATTGCATAGTTCATAGATTGTGCAAATTCTATTAATTCAGTGATTATGTCAAGACCATCGAACGCACAATGCACCATATCGATTTCAAGGTTATATTTCCTTTCAAAGTGTTAAAATAGGCCGAAGTTCCAGGTCGCTGAACAACCCAGAAAACTGTTAAAAGTGACAATAGAAAGCCATGCCATATAAAATATATGGTATGTGGTAAAGTTGATCCTAGTGTATCTAACCAGAAATAGATTTATATATCCTTCTATCCCCTTGTGTTAAGAGTCAAAATTGTATTTTAGGGAAGAGCTTCATTAGAGATCTTTAGACTTTTTAAATCAAGTTAATGATGGAGAAGGCACATAAAAAGTGGAGTATTGGTTTTCAGAATTAGACCTCGGTGTTGCTGTGGAATTCAAAGGGGCATGAGAAAAGGACTGCTTAACAATAATCGAATGTATAAAAAGAATGGATTGACTATATCCTACGAGAATTTTTCCTATTCTTTACAGTTTACAGAGTCGCAAATTCAGACTTGATAGTTTGCTTCACTTGTCATGCAACTTTTGGCTTGGGCTGTAATCTCTTTGCTCTTGAATATAGAAAGACTCCAGCTAGAGCTAGAGCAGTTCCTGAGAATATTGAATAATTCAATAATCACAAGCCAGTCAACTAATAAATTCACTTTACGAACAAACAGAACATAATAAGGAAACTGACGTAGTAGTACCAGAAAAAGGAGTGCATTAACTAGAGAAACAAAATTTACCAAGAGAGTTAATTGGTGAGACAGGTGTTTGAAAAAAGATGACTGATGATACAATGACCACCACTCTCTTCACACAATTGCCAACTGCATGTGTCACTGGCGATATCATTTGTAGTATCATGTATGAAACCTTCCAAAGAAACAAATCAAGTCAAAATTTATAAGTGGTATACTCGATGGTAGAGCCAGAAATTTAGCGAGGTGAAAAAATAACACCACACAAGGCAATTGGCATGGGATTGGAAACTGCGACCTAGAGCAATTTATGAACTACCTTCACCGCTATACATTAGAAACTTCTCTTATGTTAAGGGGATTCAACAATTTATTTATCCACAAAAACATTTGTTTTAACTCTATTTACACAGTACAATTTAGGTGTTGTACATATATAGCTGTGCCCTGGATATACTGAGTTCAGTTTTCAAGAGGCAGATACTGATATTATGCCCTAAACATGGGCAATGAGTTTTAGCTAACGGCTAAAAGGTAAATTTTAATGTAAAATTACAGGAAGCTAACCTGTTGGTAAGTGTGAAGGCAAAATCCAGCTAAAAGAAGTCTCACACATAGTTCTCTGACATTTAAACCCTGGCTTgcctaaattgacgcagaagatGAATATCACATTTGTaaaaaaagaagtagaaaatAGAAAACACTTAAAAAGATGGCATATTACTTACAGCAAATTGTAGATATGATGGAGTAAACTTGATCCCTTCCATCAAAATGGCAACAGGAACCAAAAGGATGAATGAAATGATTGTAATAATTGAGAACAAGTTGATGTTGTCCAACGCCTCCTATTTGACAAGCGTTGCTGGTTATGGATTTCACAAGACAAAATAATGCATTTCATTTGTTTTTACTAAGGAATgagagccttggcgtaactggtaaagttcaTGCCATGTAACTAGGAGGTCACGAGTTCAAGTCGTGGaaatagcctcttgcagaaatgcagggtaaggttgtgtacaatagacccttatggtcCGGCTCTTCCTCAGACCGGTAAAGTTCTTGCCATGTGACCAGAAGGTCATGGGTTCAagtcgtggaaacagcctcttgcagaaatgcagggtaaggctgcgtacaatataCCCTTATGGTCCGTCCCTTCCTTtgaccccgcgcatagcgagaggttagtgcatcgggctgcctttttttttgtttttactaAGATTATGATGTCTGAATCTGAAAACGTATCTAAATTTTTAAGATGTTGTCTCTAAATCTAAACTCTGAATATTATTTCTCATGAATGCGCAAGTGTCTTTACCTCTTCTTTAACCATGAACTTTTTGCTAAACACATTACGCGATTGGTTAGTCAAATTGGAAGCCATTGCACTGCCAAAGCCTATCCTGTTTCAAAGAGAGTTCAAAATCAATGTATAACTTGTTATTCGAGATAAAATATACACATTATTTGATTGGTAGGGAGAGGCATACCAATTAAAAGAGGCTTCAGTCATTGATGCTAATGCTACTCCACCAACAATGGGAATCAGGGAAGATACAGTCCAAAGAGATGGCCTCTGTATGTTACAGATAATCAACAATAAATTGATATTTAGCTTGTAttacaatgtttgttttgattgttacttaaattgtattgtatcgtattgttaaatccgtcattacgtaacgacgaaaagtgccactttatggAACGACCGTTTTGGTGTGGCCGTgtcgttaccttatttttttctcATCTTGctcttccttattattaaataatcctatttcATCTGTTATCCTAccttttaatataataattctaccACGTACGttactttttctttataatattacaagtttTTTCTTCGTATTGTTGTTGCATGACATCAGGAAACGACGACAAACAATACAATATATCCAATCATTGTATACATCagaacgatacaatacaatacaatacaatactatataatacattatgaaacgatacataacaaccatccaaacaaactGGCGCCACTGTTCGGAGAAAATATCTAAAGATgaacagaaaaataaaataggGAAGAAATAAGGTTGCAAAAGTTTTATACCTCTGCAAGAAACAGGGAAGAAAGAAGTACTGTGAAAAATGGTTCCATTGCTTTGATTGTGTGAGTGAAGGAAACTGCTACTCTCCCAAGACTGATGTTCGTTAAAAGATTTCCCAATGTGTGAACTGCAGCTAgtaaaaatattgctttaaactGGAAATTCAagcaaaaaaacaaaagaaagttAGTCGTACTACAAAAAATCACCATAAAAGAAACACGAATCATTTTGACTTAGAGTGTATTTTGTATGAGGGAAGtcattatttgtgaaaaataattttctacaTTTGGTTGGTaaatgaaaaataacttttttttcAGATCATGAACGTTTAGAATTCATATTATGTAGACATTGTTTTTGCTAATTCAAATGGAAGGGTGATATACTTTTGAATgctaaatattaataataaaatcaaattgTTTGTCAGAAAAAGTAATACTTATGAAGTTAAAAATTTGGATAGTTGTCACGAAAATGGCTTTTGTCCATGAGCAAAAGAAGTCAAATACAcccaacataaatataaaaaaaaacaaagaggAGGAGAAAGAATAACTTGAGATTTACTGATCTTGGGTTTAGGGTGGAGACGAAATCCCCACATAAATAGTATCAGCATTGTTCCACAGCCAAATTGAAATGCTGTAACAGTTGCCGGAAATGGAAAAATCTTGAGAACTTGTTTATTGTAAATGTTGTAATATATATTCAAAAGGTACCACGTTCCAAACATAGCGCCCAGTTGCAGAGTTTGTGCCAATTCGCGGGGCTTTGAACCCTCAGATTCTTCAGCATTTCCTGTCACAGCCCTGACTTTGAGCAGAGCGAATCGATACGTGTTTCTATTGAAGCTTGAAAACGAAGGCGAAGAAATGCTAGTAGTACAAGTTTTGTGAATTGAGCAATTGGTTGGCCTGTGAAAAGCAAAATGCTGAAAAGGTGCATTTAATTTACAGGTAAAGAAGATTTGATTTAGAGGTTTCTGAGGCTTCAGAAATGGTGTAGAAGGAGACATGTAAAATGTAGAGATTTCCATTTTCTCAGAATCTGTGATTTCAAGCCAGCTTAGGAACTTAGTCAAAGGTGAAGTTTCTTAACAACATTAATGGTTGACATTCATTCTTTGGCATGGCAAAGACGAACGACGTCGTAGGCCGGTGAAATTAAATGGCTGCGACACGTAATTTGGCGGGACCAAATGGAGTATTTATTACACCATTTTTATTTTGAACCCTTTCGTAATGTTGGATACAGAGGGTGTATGCATATGCTTTTAAATTGGTCAAATCGAGTTTTAaactctttttaatttttttaggtgtttgacaaatttaaaaagtacttaaaataagttaaaaatTACTTAAAACAAGTCAAAAGTAATAAGTTGAGCAAACTTAACTTATTATTTTTTAGTTTAAAAGTTATTTTTGcttaaaaaatacttttataaACCCAATTTAAACATTGAAGCTCGGAAGACTCATCATTTTCTCGTACTTCTATACGACATTCGATTTATTACATATGACGGTTTTTTTATTGAATATAAAGTTAATTTAAGCAAGAAAGAATTGTTTTTGATATATACCAAAAATATCCTTCAGAGATATAGTCCTAGACATGTCATTATGCAATACTAACATTTTTATGGCTCTAAGAGCATATTACTAAGAATAAAATGAgaaatttaactttaaaattttttcaaatataaaatgtgttgttttttttttttttcctaaaaAGACTAAAAAAAGAATGTTACATAAATTGAACAGACAACATACGGTTATTTAAGAATTTAAGAGTCAAATTCATAAAACTTCTCAGAGTTGTAATATTGATATAGCAAATAACTTTtcaacctttcaaatataatctaataaaaagaaattaagtaTTCTATTACTTAagaaatgttataaaataaagactctAAAGTAaaaacaagtatagagagaaactgatatattattcaaacttcaaacttctgtacataatgaactgaattctcctctatttatagaagaaaggaagctgctgtgtaagctgctactgcaagctgcttgtaagctgctgtgtaagctgctactgcaagctgcttgtaagctgctgtgtaagctgctgctgcaagctgctgtgtaagctactgctctaaactgttgtgccagatatagataatcttctatcatgggtaatatttatccataacggagtaccgaaaggataaacttcttcaggaggcttattttcaatagagtactaaatagataaatgtatttatggcggagtctcatatggataaacttcttcaggaagcttatttataaCGGAGtattaaatgaacatccataatatatatattcataacactcccccttggatgttcattaaaagataatgtgcctcgttaaaatcttactaggaaaaaccccgtgggaaaaaatcctagtgaaggaaaaagagtatacatatttagtaatacgcattgctagctgcctcattaaaaaccttataaggaaaaccctgtgggaaaaaatcttaataaggaaaaaagagtacatcgcatattttactccccctaatgaaaactttgtttcaaatatttaagtctccgcattccaatcttgtataccatcttctcaaaagttgaagttggtaaagatttggtgaataaatctgccggattgtcacttgaacggatttgttgcacatcaatgtcatcatttttctgaagatcgtgtgtgtagaataattttggtgaaatgtgcttcgttctatctccttttataaattctcccttcaattgggctatgcatgtagcattgtcttcgtataaaattgtgggtcttttctcacattccaaatcatatttttctcgaataaaatgaattattgatctcaaccatacgcattccctacttgcttcatgaatggctattatttcagcatgatttgaagaagtagcaacaatagattgttttgtggagcctcatgatatgatagtacctccacatgtaaacacgtacctggtctgagatctagctttatgaggatcagataaataacctgcatctgcataaccaacaagatctgcactatctttgttagcataaaacaaactcatatcaagagttccctttaaatatcgcaatatatgcttaatcccgtttcAATATCTCCGTGTAAGAGAAAagttatatcttgctagtaaattaacaaaaaatgctatgtcaggccttgtagtattagcaagatacataagtgcaccaattgcactaagatagggtgtttcaggacccaggagttcctcatcctcttctggaggtcggaacgggtccttattcacttcaagtgatcgaacaaccattggtgtactcaatgggtgcgctttgtccatgtaaaagcattttaagaccctttctgtataggcagattgatgcataaagatcccatttgctaaatattcaatttgtagtccaagacaaagttttgtctttccaagatctttcatcttaaattctttcttaagatattcaattgccttttggagctcttctggagttccaacaagatttatgtcatcaacataaacagcaagtataacaaattctaatgccattttctttataaaaatacatggacaaataacatcatttatttaACCCTCTTTCAAccaatattcactgaggcgattataccacatgcgcccagattattttaaatccttcagggattttcatgtaaatctcattatcaagtgacccgtacagataagctgtaaccacatccatcatatgtatttcaagcctttcacgtaaggctaaactgatgagatatcgaaatgttatggcatccataacgggtgaatatgtttcttcataatcgactccaggtcgttgtgagaatccttgtgcgacaagaacttcattttgctcattcctttttcgcacaaaaacccatttatgaccaactggttttataccagcaggtgtttggactactggtccaaagacctttcttttagcaagtgcgttcaattctgattgaattgccctttgccattttggccaatcagatctttgttgacattcttcgacagatcggggttcaaaatcctcactatcttgcataatattaagtgcaacattatatgcaaaaatattatccacaactatttcagatcgatttaaattaatcccatcaccagtagaacttattaaaagttcttcgctcacttgagtctcgggtttattgatttcttcaggaatctcataactaatcagatcttgggtctcttcaggagatccatccataatatcattttgatcatttgtcgattttctttttctaggatttcgatccttagaacccatcgGCCTACCActcttcaggcgtgctttaggttcattAGCTCTCATACTAATAGATGGTCCTGCttggacatcaattcggataggcacattctctatagggatatgtgacttagttatccttttcaaatcagtaaatgcgtctggcatttgatttgctatattctataaatagatgatcttctggaccttcTGATTACATATAgcggtacgtggatcaaagtgagataatgatgaaactttccacacaatttctcttttgatttcctttttctctccccctaattgtggaaaatttgtttcatcaaatcgacaatctgcaaatcgagcagtaaataaatctcccgttaatggttcaagatagcgaataatagagggtgattcaaacccaatatatattcctaaccttctttgggggcccgtCTTACTGCGCTATGGTGGTGCTgttggcacatatacagcacatccaaaaattcgtagatgggcaatatttggttcatgaccaaaaattaattatgacggagaatatttattataatgtgttggtctcaGACGGATAAatgatgctgcgtgcaagatagcatggccccaaacagtagtgggcaattttgttttcataagtagtggtcttgctatcaattgcagtcgtttaataaatgactctgcaaggccattttgaatatgaacataagctaccggatgttcaacttttatcccaactgatagacagtaatcatcaaaagcttgagatgagaattctccagcattatcaaggcgaatagcctttataggataatctgggaattgtgcccttaatcgaattatttgggctaataactttgcaaacgccaggttgcaaGATGATAGCAGGCAAACATGAGACCATcttaaagatgcatctattaggaccataaaatatctaaacaacccacttggtgggtgaataggtccacatatatccccatgtatacgttctaagaaggtaggggactcaatgtcaaccttcattggtgatcgtctagtgatcattttgccttgataacaagcatcacaagaaaattcatcatttgtaagaatcttcaggttctttaatggatgcccactcgaattttcaataattcgtctcatcattattgatccaggatggcccaaacggccatgccaaagcacaaaagtatttgaatcagtaaacttctg containing:
- the LOC104104512 gene encoding phosphoenolpyruvate/phosphate translocator 2, chloroplastic-like isoform X1, which produces MEISTFYMSPSTPFLKPQKPLNQIFFTCKLNAPFQHFAFHRPTNCSIHKTCTTSISSPSFSSFNRNTYRFALLKVRAVTGNAEESEGSKPRELAQTLQLGAMFGTWYLLNIYYNIYNKQVLKIFPFPATVTAFQFGCGTMLILFMWGFRLHPKPKISKSQFKAIFLLAAVHTLGNLLTNISLGRVAVSFTHTIKAMEPFFTVLLSSLFLAERPSLWTVSSLIPIVGGVALASMTEASFNWIGFGSAMASNLTNQSRNVFSKKFMVKEEEALDNINLFSIITIISFILLVPVAILMEGIKFTPSYLQFAASQGLNVRELCVRLLLAGFCLHTYQQVSYMILQMISPVTHAVGNCVKRVVVIVSSVIFFQTPVSPINSLGTALALAGVFLYSRAKRLQPKPKVA
- the LOC104104512 gene encoding phosphoenolpyruvate/phosphate translocator 2, chloroplastic-like isoform X2; translation: MEPFFTVLLSSLFLAERPSLWTVSSLIPIVGGVALASMTEASFNWIGFGSAMASNLTNQSRNVFSKKFMVKEEEALDNINLFSIITIISFILLVPVAILMEGIKFTPSYLQFAASQGLNVRELCVRLLLAGFCLHTYQQVSYMILQMISPVTHAVGNCVKRVVVIVSSVIFFQTPVSPINSLGTALALAGVFLYSRAKRLQPKPKVA